From the genome of Lates calcarifer isolate ASB-BC8 unplaced genomic scaffold, TLL_Latcal_v3 _unitig_2180_quiver_825, whole genome shotgun sequence:
ctgaaaactgaaaacagaaacttcactgataaataattaaatctCAAACATTAAATCTCACACTGGACATcttcagtgtctctctgtgtcttggTTGAAGCTTGTCTCTAAATGTCCTGTCTAAAGTGTAAATTTAACAGaatacctgtctgtctgctcacctATATATTTATAACAGATataacagaaacacaccaaTCAGAGGACAGCACTGCTCTAGTTTCTGGACGAGGATCCTCTGTCTGCCTATTGATCTATGAAAAAGGTTTAAAActaatatttcatttaatttaaaaagtgtcaCTGCAGAAAATAAGATTTCCCTTTAATTAAATGTACGAAGTGCAATGCTCTTACAGCTCCTACAGGTGAAACAGGAGTTAACCTCTAATCTACATGTGATGAGGAGACTGGCAGTAATTTAATCACAGTGGTTATTATGGTGTTGGTACAGCGGAGGTGTGTACTGTtgtaccgtttaacacagattgaagcagtcagggtttgtcaacctCGACTCTCCTTGATTAGGGttagccctaaccctaaccctttagttaaatcagaggaggttaaactcaGGATGAAGATGTAGATGGATGACAGTTGACGGACGAGGCCTGAAGTTCCAACTGAAgagttccacacacacacacacacacacacacacacacacacacacagtctacacAGCAGATGTGCAGGATAATTACTCATCAGAGTCCACATTAAGTGTCTGTTTAATCAGTTTCCATATACTTAGATATCACTGCTATATTTGTGTCCTTTACACCTCAGCATTAACTAAGAACAGTTTGTGTTAGCCTGCAGCACCTAGCTAACCAACACTGTGTGGTTATCAGGCATCTCCAGCACAGTAAATTACTAATTACTGAGTAATATCACATTAACACCTTTATCCTCATCAACATTATATCGACTGGTTTTGGTAAGAGTTTAAGTTTCAGACGTGCTAAACGTAGCTAACACGCTAATGaaacacattcagcagcttTGTAACTCACCCAGTTTTTACCTTCAGCttccaaacaggaaacagcaggtaagtgaaaaaacaaagatggcatCAAACTAAGATGACCACCTCACTCTATTTAAAGGGACAGTAGCACAACATCAGTCTGAGGCTAAACTTAATGCTTTAGAAGTGATTCCTCTGTGCTGCCACCTTAGAATTTGATTTTTCATTGGATAAAACCAGAGTCAGGAGGCGAAACACATTGGTGCAACTTTATTATAAAAGTAGTGTGGAAATAACTTGGATAGTTAAAATACCCTGGTTACATGAGCATAAGAGAGAAGATCTATCAGGGTCTGTTAATCTCTGAGACGCTTCCTGCTGGAGACTCTGCCtcaataattataataattataatcaTGTTTCTGTGTTCCAGTCAAACCCTCTGTGGTAATGAGCTCCACGACGCCCCCTGCTGGTAAACATCCTGCCATGTTGGTCTGCAGCGTCTACGACTTCTACCCCAAACAGATCAGAGTGAGCTGGACCAGAGACGGACAGGAAGTCACCTCTGATGTCACTTCCACTGAGGAGCTGGCAGATGCTGACTGGTACTACCAGGTCCACTCTCACCTGGAGTACACTCCCAGGTAGGTCCAGGTCCTGGTTCAGTTAGGTCCAGGTGGGTCCAGGTCCTGGTTCAGGTTTAGTTAGATCCATGTCCAGGTAGGTCCAGgatcaggtccaggtccaggtttaGTTAGGTCCAGGTGGGTCCAGGTCCTGGTTCAGGTCTGGTTAGGTCCAGTTGGGTCCAGTTAGGTTCAGTTGGGTCCAGTTTGGTCCAGTTGGATCCAGTTTGGTCCAGGTGGGTCCACTTGGGTCTAGTTGGATCCAGTTTGGTCCAGGTGAGTCCAGTTAGGTCCAGGTGGGTCCAGTTAGGTCCAGTTAGGTCCAGTTGAGTCCAGGTGGGTCCAGTTGGGTCCAGGTGGGTCAAGTTGGGTCCAGGTGGGTCCAGTTGAGTCCAGGTGGGTCCAGTTAGGTCCAGGTGGATCCAGGTGGGTCCAGTTAGGTCCAGGTTAGTCCAGTTGAGTCCAGGTGGGTCCAGTGAGATCATCAGTGTAACagttgtgtgtggttttgtgttgaAGGTCTGGAGAGAAGATCTCCTGTGTGGTGGAGCACGCCAGCCTGAAAGAACCTCTGGTTACTGACTGGGGTAaatacctgtctgtctctacacctgtctgtctctacacctgtctgtctgtctgtctctatacctgtctgtctctctacctgtctgtctgtctctatacctgtctgtctgtctctacatctgtctgtctctctacctgtctgtctctacacctgtctgtctgtctctacacctgtctgtctctacacctgtctgtctgctcacctgtctgtctctctacctgtctgtcctcAGATCCGTCCATGCCTGAGTCAGAGAGGAACAAGATCGCCATCGGAGCCTCAGGACTGATCCTGGGTCTGATCTTATCTCTGGCTGGATTCATCTACTACAGGAGGAAGGCCCGAGGTCAGAGCAGGACCCCCAGTCTGAAACCAGTTTACACCCAGTCTGAAACCAGTTTACATCCAGTCTGAAACCAGTTTACACCCAGTCTGAAACCAGTTTACATCCAGTCTGAAACCAGTTAAAACCAGTTATAATGatgttgtttatatttgttgttgttaatcTTTCCTCTGACTGAAACTAGATCCTGAACAGTGGAGTTTTCTTAGACCAGTTTGAACTAGTTAAAATAATTCTGTccctgttttcttctctttactCCAGGACGGATCCTGGTTCCCACTAACTGAGGGCAGGATCATAAACCTGGTCCTGGTCCTAGACCTGATCTGGGACCAGTTTGTCAGATAGAAGaaaaatcagctgctgcttctcctgcttcctgttcaACAGACTCTCagtgctgccacctgctggactgGCTGAACACCTGATCCTCAGCTGGTCTAAACCTGATCCAGGACTCTGATCCTCTGCTGGTCTAACCCTGATCCAGGACACACCAAATGTGTGAGACATTCAGGTTCAGTCAGAAACCATCATCAGGACTGTGGTGTTTCCTGTGACAGTCCTGGATCAGGTTTAATCTGGACTCAGGATCTGAGCTCTGCTTCACCTTCACCTCATGTTTCTTTAGTTGAATATTTTACAGAACCTAACtgaatcattttctctgctttaacATCATGTAATCACTgggtttaaatgtttttcactgagattgatttgtttgtttctgctgaagatgaatattttaacaataaacagaaaattcTGTGGAGTCATTGAAGAGTCAATATTAACTAGAgattaacatattttatattttacagataaaTGTTAAATAAGAGAACgaggcagctgctgctggagaattATGAAAAACTTTTATAAAATACAAGCTGTTTTACACTGAAAGCAGATTGGaatattttttcttcactgtcagatttttttagcattttgaaaagaaaagactatTAAGACCCTCTCAAGACATAAGTTACAGAAATTAATCACATGAGCTTTagtttaagttttttttatttgtctgtctcCCCTTTGTCACATCACAGTTACTGAACACTGACAGATCAATGTGTGTCACACCTGGATCCTACACTGTGATGTCACCCATCAGGCTCCACCCCTCAGGTGACCTGTTGTAAAGTTCAGTTTAAAAAGTCAGAGTGAAGCTTCATCACCATATATGGGCGTAGAGGCTCTACAGGCCCATCACATCTGCTCAGTTcagtcaccatggtaaccagaACacttgatgacatcatcagtcaATAAATGGATCAGCATGCAGCAGGGGGCTTCACAGGTTGTCATGGTTACTGAAAGGTCAGGGCTtagactgacctctgacctgagcAGAAACAAACCTCCTAGCCCCTCCcccagagactgagagaggagaggcagggtTTAGACTGATGCTACACTTCACTAACTAAAGCTAGCTATGGTGAACAGGCTACCGATGCTAATTAGCCTAACAAACGCCTGATCCAGCTAACGGCTAATGAGCAGCTGATTGGTTCAGATTGTCGTCACAGATTTTGATCCCTGATAAAACTAAATGATATGTCAGTTCGGTAGAAATCAGTAGAAACTGAATTCAGATCAGTGCAGAGTGTCGATTCAAACATCTGCAGTTAATCTAAGTTTGTAAACAGCTGTGAACGGAGACTTTtataaacagatgaaaatatcaACAGGATTAAAtttgtggaggaaaaataatcatttttaaaacttaatgGATTCTTTACTACTAAGAAATGAACATCTGATTTTAGGGAAAAGTAGAGAATAGAAACATAATCtaaagagaaaacactgcaatgtttttataaatacaaCAATGATTTACGAGAAAACtgatactatactatactaacTCAGCTCTTTTCtcattactttactttttttcattaatatttcaaagaATTAAGTTTTGGGagaaaatgtcaataaattaAGGTAAAATTGCTCAATCTCAAAAGTTGAAAGATGAAGAGAATTTAGTTTCTTACGTATTAATATATTAAGAGACATCACATcttgaaaaaaaagtcataaattgTTGGATTGAATTAAGCTGaatttctaaaatgaaaataatcagtctAAACTCACTGTTCATCAGTTTGATCAtgttctacttttttttaattgatcagTTAGTTTGGTCTCTGCCCACAGCTGGTCAGCTCTGCCTTCCTATTGGTCAAAAATCCTGATTGTCGTAAGTATTGATCAGTTATAGGAAGTTTTATTGCTCTCACAGTGACCACAGTTCACTTTGCTGGTTTCAATAAAGTTGGTTTTACTTGAATTCTCCCAACAAACATACGTTTATAAACTGTCACAGCTGATTCTCAATAAAGTTTGATTCAAATGTACGCTACGACTAAGTTTTTTCATTTAAGAAGCTCTGACTGTATTTAGAGCAGCTAGCAGAGCTAACAGGCTAACTGTAGCACTGACTGGAAGACATTTATGACATCATCAccacctccatcatcatcatcaattttttttcccagcatgcctttgGCATCCTCTCCCTCTGACGGGTGACCCTGAGATTCATGTTGCTGTGACAACCAACCCACAACAACGTTGTgatgctatatatatatatatatatatatatatatatatatagcatcACAACACACGGTTTATATATAAAACCGTGCGTTGTATATAACAATGTGTTATATATGATGTATCAGTGCTCGTTGGGCATGTGTCTGATGGTGTGGAAGATCCAGTCCATCTTGGTGCTCCAGCCTCCGTGATGAGCATCGTTCATCTGTTTGGTGAAATACTCCAACGCCTCCTGCTGGCTCTtctctgagacacacagatacagacacagatagagacaggtagacagacacagacagacacacaggtacagatacagacagacacacaggtacagatacagacagacacagacagacaggtggacacacaggtacagacagaaaataagaaagaagtcgaacataaaaagtaaaatgacgTCACTTTTTATTTACGAGTCATCATTTCTGTCTTAGCCTGTTTGTTGTCGTCCTTcctgattttattatttcatctttgttttatttttgtcttgaaacaaatgtcaaaaagtattaattaattaatataatcTTGATGTAATGattgtcttcctgtctctctctctctgtctacctgtctgtcttaCCCAGGGCCAGCGTCTTCCTCAGGTAGGCGATGTCGTCAAAGCTCTGCAGCTCGGGCATGCCGCAGCCCAGCAGGAGGGAGAAGAGGTTGATGAAGAGGCTGGCGTGCTGACGGATGGCCAGGTAGGCTTTGTAACACATCTCCTGGAATCTgacgcacagacagacaggtaaactgagagagagacaggcagggagTGAGACAGCATCAGACAGGTGAGGTGCAGGTGAGACCTCTCGAACTCCTTGGTCTTGGTGGACTCCTGGACTCCTTTACTGATGACGATGAGGAAGTCCTGCGTCAGGACGAAGGGAACTCGCTCCCTCTTGTATCcaaacttcttcttcttgtgaTCCAGGAAGTGACCGAAGTCGATGTGGAACagctggaagaggaggaggagtcagggTCTGGACAGGTTCAGGATCTGACTCATCTGGAGGACAGGTATCACACTCACCTGTCCGTTCTCCTTCACCATGATGTTGGAGTTGTGTCGATCTCCAATTCCCAGGATGAACGTGGCCACGCAGTAACCTGCACACGACCTGGTGAACAGGTCGATGGCCCGGTCgtacctgagagacagacaggtggggagacagacaggtgaacagacaggtgaacagacagacaggtgtagagacagacaggtaaacagacaggtgaacagacagacaggtgtagagacagacaggtaaacagacaggtgggtagacaggtaaacagacaggtgtagagacagacagatgaacagacaggtgggtagacaggtaaacagacaggtgtagagacagacaggtgaacagacagacaggtgtagagacagacaggtaaacagacaggtgggaagacaggtaaacagacaggtgtagagacagacaggtaaacaggcaggtgtagagacagacatGTAAACAGGcaggtgtagagacagacaggtaaacagacaggtaaacaggcaggtgtagagacagacaggtaaacagacaggtaaacaggcaggtgtagagacagacatgtaaacagacaggtatagagacagacaggtaaacagacaggtaaacaggcaggtgtagagacagacaggtaaacaggcaggtgtagagacagagaggtgaacagacaggtgtagagtcagacaggtgaacagacagacaggtgtagagacagacaggtgaacagacagacaggtggggagacagacaggtaaacatacaagtgaacagacagacaggtgtagagacaggtgtagagacagacaggtaaacacacaggtgtagagacagacaggtgtagagacagacaggtgaacagacaggtgtagagacagacaggtaaacaggcaagtgtagagacagacaggtgaacagacagacaggtatagagacagacaggtgaacagacaggtgtagagacagacaggtaaacaggcaagtgtagagacagacaggtgaacagacagacaggtataGAGACAtacaggtgaacagacaggtgTATAGACAGACAGGTACTGACGCCTCGCCGCGGTTCTTGTCTTTGATCCAGTGGTGCAGGGTGTTGGAGTTGAACTGCAGCGCCCCCTTCAGGCCTCCTTTACACTGGATCTGCATGATGGTGAAACTGTTCTTCACCACCTCGATCAGACCCACACAGTCTCCGATGGACAGGCAGCCGTACGGCAGCATgctaactcacacacacacacgtcaggTTAGCCAGGTGAGCGATGATGTCACAgacactgatgatgtcacaggtTCTCACCGCAGGTCCAGGCCCTGGTTCTGCCAGATGTTCTCCATGATCTTAATGATCTGCAGAGTCAGCATGTCCTGACGCAGGTCTGCAGCACACAGAACACTATATTACCCACAATCCCCCAGCACCGCCCTGCTGTTAGCACCGTTAGCATTCTCCACTGAAACCAGAGTAGTCGTTAGCACCGAGCTAGCTACCGTCTCCGTTCTTGAAGATGATTTCGTTGTTGGTGAAGAGAAGTTCGGACATGATGTCAGGATTCTCCCAGTTCAACCACAGGGGGCGCTTCGCCGAGGACATGATCCGGCACTCCTCCAACCTGAGGACACAGACTCTACTTTACTCTACTGTACTCTACTGTATCACATGATCCGGCACTCCTCCAACCTGAGGACACACAGGTTACTTTACTGTACTCTACTGTACTCTGTTACATGATCCAGTACTctggttagttagttagttagttagttagttagttagttagttaccTGAGGTTTCCCAGCTGGTGAACAGGGTTCAGTGGAGAGACGAATCCCTGCAGAGCCTCCATGTAATCTGGACGAGACATGTGTTCAACCAGGAACTTCATCTGAGTCTGAcaaccaatcacagcacagcaacaTTTCACCATCAGCCAATCAGTTCAGTTCACAGACACGTGATTTAAACAaagacagtttgtgttttcatactTTCTGTGTCTCgtctttcttctcttgtttcagAGTGTCAGACAGATTCACCAGTTTATCCATGGcctccacctgcacacacacacacacacacacacacacacacacacacagaaaaaacacacacacacacacacgcacacacacacagagaaacacacacacacgcacacacacacacacacacacacacacacacacacacacacacacagaaacacacacacacacgcacacaaatacacacacacacacaagcacgcgcacacacacaaacacacagaaacacacacacacacacacacacagagttgtgtTACTGGCAGCAGCTTCAAACTGATTCACTCTGGGAAGGTCAAAGTGatttgaccaatcagagctcagatACACACTGACCCTGTGCTCATCTGTCTGTTCAGGTGTCTCAGggctcacctgtctgttcagGTGTTTCAGTGTTCACCTGTTTGTTCAGGTGTCTCAGGGCTCacctgtgtgttcaggtgtttcagggctcacctgtctgttcagGTGTTTCAGGTACATGCCACAGGCTCTGCAGAAAGCCTCCAGCAACAGACCGAAGCGTCGAGACACCGTCTTGTTGTGCATCTCTGACCTgtggaaacagtttgtgttttctttaggTGACGCAGGTGAATCAGACACTGCTCAGGTAAAAACAGAGTTGGAGGTCCTGAGGCCATGCTACTCACTTTAGATGCCAGAAGAAGAAGTGTCCGatcctctgattggtcagagcTTTCTTAATGAGGAAACGAGCCAGAGGATTGTCCAGGTACATCTCATACTTCAACACCTGCACGTTAAAGGAAATACAATAAAGACAGGTGGTCAGAATCAAACTGAATCATCAGGAGCAAACGTTTTCTTTACTTAGTCTGAGCGTCCATATACAGTCAGATCATAAACTTTACACACATTATAGAGAACAGAATCACAGGTGAGATCAGGTGAATCTTCATGCAGCCTGGAGATGTACAATTCCAGCTTCAGGTGTTTCCAAAGTTTAAATCATGTTTTGGTTTATTTCCTCAGGATCTCACAGGTGTTTTCTCACAGACCACTGATGTTAGGTTACTGTTCATTACATCTCACCTCAGATTCATGAATCGTACCTTTACTAACTGCAGTAAAGAGGTGACGGTGCAAACAGAGTATCTGATACACACAGGTGAGTGTTACCTGTACAAGCTGCAGCAGGTACTGCGACAGCTTGTCGTCCGTCAGACCCTGGACCAGGCAGCGCAGAGCGAACTCTCTGACCATTGGGTCAGGAAAGTTACAGTCCAACAACTCCAGAGCCGACTCCGGCTCCATCAGAGGCCAGTCCTTCAACAGACAGTACATCTGTGGGCGGGGGGGGCAGGTGATGAGTTAACGTGAGGTCTTTAAAGAATCCTGAAGGTGAGAATGTGTTTGATACCTGAGACACTTCATCTCTGGAGTTCCACTTAACGGACAGAAGCAGCTTAGGAAGAGACTCTGGGATGTTCACACAGTAATGtctgcaaagagagagagagagacaggtggacagggagagagacaggtagacagacaggtggacagggagagagacaggtagacagacaggtggacagggagagagacaggtagacagacaggtggagagagataATAAAACATAGCCAAAGTAGAAACAGGTgaagacagatacacacagacaggtagagaAAAGTAGAGACACAAGTGGAGACAGGTTATTAACATGGGTGTCTCCACTGTGTCTCCACTCTAAGCCCCGCCCCTCACCTGTGTCTCCACTTTAAGCCCCGCCCCTCACCTGTGTCTCCAGAGGAAGTCCTTTTCCTGCTCCGACAGCTCGTACAGAGGATCTCTGGAGCAGAGAGAACGAAGCTGCTCAGCATCTCCTGCTGAAACACTGCTGTCACAGGCCAGACGACtgctctgagagagagacaggaggagagggagacaggtgGGGGGggagacaggagggaggaagagagacaggaggaggcgGAGAAAAAGTTACCAGTCAATGAcagtagttgtgtgtgtgtgtgtgtgtatatatatatatatatatatatatatatatatatatatatatatatatatagtaccAGTCCATGGCAGtagttgtatatatatatatattaccagTCTATGGCAGTAGTTGTATATATAGTACCAGTCCATGGCAGTAGTTGTATATATAGTACCAGTCTATGGCAGTAGTTGAATATATATTACCTGTCTATGACAGTAGTTGTATATATATTACCAGTCTATGGCAGtaattgtatatatatattaccaGTCCATGGCAGTAGTTGTATATATATTAGCAGTCCATGGCAGTAGTTGTATATATAGTACCAGT
Proteins encoded in this window:
- the LOC108892328 gene encoding H-2 class II histocompatibility antigen, E-S beta chain, which encodes MASSFLSFSLLFIAVCSADGFLSYQAVRCEFNSSELSGIELISSWYFNKLEIIRFDSSVGKYVGYTEIGVKNAERWNSGPELATARAEKERYCLNHVEAFYPAALSKSVKPSVVMSSTTPPAGKHPAMLVCSVYDFYPKQIRVSWTRDGQEVTSDVTSTEELADADWYYQVHSHLEYTPRSGEKISCVVEHASLKEPLVTDWDPSMPESERNKIAIGASGLILGLILSLAGFIYYRRKARGRILVPTN
- the LOC108892325 gene encoding phosphatidylinositol 4,5-bisphosphate 3-kinase catalytic subunit alpha isoform isoform X3 is translated as MAPRPSSGELWGLHLMPPRILVDCCLPNGMMVSLECLRETPLISIKQQLFTEARKYPLQHLLQEESCYIFVGVTQEAEREEFYDETRRLCDLRLFHPILKVIEPLGNREEKILNREIGRLIVTIWVIVSPSNSKQKYTLKVSHDSLPEQLIAESIRKKSRSMHLSPQQLHLCVQEYQGQYILKVCGCDEYLLEKYPLSQYKYIRSCIIVGRLPHLMLVSKDSLYSQLPASGFVTPSYSQSGAGPGVVSAGPGVFCVCFSRRTPQPSPCPGGGDGSPPRSLWAFNTLLRVRLLCATYVNVNIRDIDKIYVRTGIYHGGEPLCDNVNTQRVPCSNPRWNEWLTYDIYLSDLPRSARLCLSICSVKGRKGAKEEHCPLAWGNVNLFDYQDILVSGKVALSLWPVPHGLEDLLNPIGVAGSNPNKETPCVELEFSWFNQTVVFPDEQQIEEHANWTISRELGYNYCHGLSSRLACDSSVSAGDAEQLRSLCSRDPLYELSEQEKDFLWRHRHYCVNIPESLPKLLLSVKWNSRDEVSQMYCLLKDWPLMEPESALELLDCNFPDPMVREFALRCLVQGLTDDKLSQYLLQLVQVLKYEMYLDNPLARFLIKKALTNQRIGHFFFWHLKSEMHNKTVSRRFGLLLEAFCRACGMYLKHLNRQVEAMDKLVNLSDTLKQEKKDETQKTQMKFLVEHMSRPDYMEALQGFVSPLNPVHQLGNLRLEECRIMSSAKRPLWLNWENPDIMSELLFTNNEIIFKNGDDLRQDMLTLQIIKIMENIWQNQGLDLRMLPYGCLSIGDCVGLIEVVKNSFTIMQIQCKGGLKGALQFNSNTLHHWIKDKNRGEAYDRAIDLFTRSCAGYCVATFILGIGDRHNSNIMVKENGQLFHIDFGHFLDHKKKKFGYKRERVPFVLTQDFLIVISKGVQESTKTKEFERFQEMCYKAYLAIRQHASLFINLFSLLLGCGMPELQSFDDIAYLRKTLALEKSQQEALEYFTKQMNDAHHGGWSTKMDWIFHTIRHMPNEH
- the LOC108892325 gene encoding phosphatidylinositol 4,5-bisphosphate 3-kinase catalytic subunit alpha isoform isoform X2 — its product is MAPRPSSGELWGLHLMPPRILVDCCLPNGMMVSLECLRETPLISIKQQLFTEARKYPLQHLLQEESCYIFVGVTQEAEREEFYDETRRLCDLRLFHPILKVIEPLGNREEKILNREIGFAIGMPVCEFEMMKDPEIQDFRRSILSVCREAMEEREGGGAHSQALYVYPPNVESSPQLPQHIYCKLDKGRLIVTIWVIVSPSNSKQKYTLKVSHDSLPEQLIAESIRKKSRSMHLSPQQLHLCVQEYQGQYILKVCGCDEYLLEKYPLSQYKYIRSCIIVGRLPHLMLVSKDSLYSQLPASGFVTPSYSRRTPQPSPCPGGGDGSPPRSLWAFNTLLRVRLLCATYVNVNIRDIDKIYVRTGIYHGGEPLCDNVNTQRVPCSNPRWNEWLTYDIYLSDLPRSARLCLSICSVKGRKGAKEEHCPLAWGNVNLFDYQDILVSGKVALSLWPVPHGLEDLLNPIGVAGSNPNKETPCVELEFSWFNQTVVFPDEQQIEEHANWTISRELGYNYCHGLSSRLACDSSVSAGDAEQLRSLCSRDPLYELSEQEKDFLWRHRHYCVNIPESLPKLLLSVKWNSRDEVSQMYCLLKDWPLMEPESALELLDCNFPDPMVREFALRCLVQGLTDDKLSQYLLQLVQVLKYEMYLDNPLARFLIKKALTNQRIGHFFFWHLKSEMHNKTVSRRFGLLLEAFCRACGMYLKHLNRQVEAMDKLVNLSDTLKQEKKDETQKTQMKFLVEHMSRPDYMEALQGFVSPLNPVHQLGNLRLEECRIMSSAKRPLWLNWENPDIMSELLFTNNEIIFKNGDDLRQDMLTLQIIKIMENIWQNQGLDLRMLPYGCLSIGDCVGLIEVVKNSFTIMQIQCKGGLKGALQFNSNTLHHWIKDKNRGEAYDRAIDLFTRSCAGYCVATFILGIGDRHNSNIMVKENGQLFHIDFGHFLDHKKKKFGYKRERVPFVLTQDFLIVISKGVQESTKTKEFERFQEMCYKAYLAIRQHASLFINLFSLLLGCGMPELQSFDDIAYLRKTLALEKSQQEALEYFTKQMNDAHHGGWSTKMDWIFHTIRHMPNEH
- the LOC108892325 gene encoding phosphatidylinositol 4,5-bisphosphate 3-kinase catalytic subunit alpha isoform isoform X1 produces the protein MAPRPSSGELWGLHLMPPRILVDCCLPNGMMVSLECLRETPLISIKQQLFTEARKYPLQHLLQEESCYIFVGVTQEAEREEFYDETRRLCDLRLFHPILKVIEPLGNREEKILNREIGFAIGMPVCEFEMMKDPEIQDFRRSILSVCREAMEEREGGGAHSQALYVYPPNVESSPQLPQHIYCKLDKGRLIVTIWVIVSPSNSKQKYTLKVSHDSLPEQLIAESIRKKSRSMHLSPQQLHLCVQEYQGQYILKVCGCDEYLLEKYPLSQYKYIRSCIIVGRLPHLMLVSKDSLYSQLPASGFVTPSYSQSGAGPGVVSAGPGVFCVCFSRRTPQPSPCPGGGDGSPPRSLWAFNTLLRVRLLCATYVNVNIRDIDKIYVRTGIYHGGEPLCDNVNTQRVPCSNPRWNEWLTYDIYLSDLPRSARLCLSICSVKGRKGAKEEHCPLAWGNVNLFDYQDILVSGKVALSLWPVPHGLEDLLNPIGVAGSNPNKETPCVELEFSWFNQTVVFPDEQQIEEHANWTISRELGYNYCHGLSSRLACDSSVSAGDAEQLRSLCSRDPLYELSEQEKDFLWRHRHYCVNIPESLPKLLLSVKWNSRDEVSQMYCLLKDWPLMEPESALELLDCNFPDPMVREFALRCLVQGLTDDKLSQYLLQLVQVLKYEMYLDNPLARFLIKKALTNQRIGHFFFWHLKSEMHNKTVSRRFGLLLEAFCRACGMYLKHLNRQVEAMDKLVNLSDTLKQEKKDETQKTQMKFLVEHMSRPDYMEALQGFVSPLNPVHQLGNLRLEECRIMSSAKRPLWLNWENPDIMSELLFTNNEIIFKNGDDLRQDMLTLQIIKIMENIWQNQGLDLRMLPYGCLSIGDCVGLIEVVKNSFTIMQIQCKGGLKGALQFNSNTLHHWIKDKNRGEAYDRAIDLFTRSCAGYCVATFILGIGDRHNSNIMVKENGQLFHIDFGHFLDHKKKKFGYKRERVPFVLTQDFLIVISKGVQESTKTKEFERFQEMCYKAYLAIRQHASLFINLFSLLLGCGMPELQSFDDIAYLRKTLALEKSQQEALEYFTKQMNDAHHGGWSTKMDWIFHTIRHMPNEH